Proteins from a single region of Streptomyces spinoverrucosus:
- a CDS encoding N-acetylmuramoyl-L-alanine amidase, which yields MASPLSANRFLDCLRDEGLTVVEVGDWRDHNRNHVGPWGPVHGVMIHHTVTRGSAYTVELCRKGYEGLPGPLCHGVITKDGRVHLVGYGRANHAGLGDDDVLRAVIAEKALPPDNEKNTDGNRHFYGFECENLGDGEDPWPEAQLEAVERGAAAVCRAHGWTHRSVIGHLEWQPGKVDPRGFTMDAMRRRIAERLK from the coding sequence ATGGCCTCACCCTTGTCCGCGAACCGTTTCCTCGACTGCCTGCGGGACGAAGGCCTCACCGTCGTCGAGGTGGGCGACTGGAGAGACCACAACCGCAACCACGTGGGACCGTGGGGCCCCGTGCACGGCGTGATGATCCACCACACCGTGACCCGGGGCAGCGCCTACACGGTGGAGCTCTGCCGGAAGGGCTACGAGGGCCTGCCCGGCCCGCTGTGCCACGGCGTCATCACCAAGGACGGCAGGGTCCACCTCGTCGGCTACGGCCGCGCCAACCACGCGGGCCTCGGCGACGACGACGTCCTGCGCGCGGTGATCGCGGAGAAGGCACTGCCGCCGGACAACGAGAAGAACACCGACGGCAACCGCCACTTCTACGGCTTCGAGTGCGAGAACCTCGGCGACGGCGAGGACCCCTGGCCCGAGGCGCAGCTGGAGGCCGTCGAGCGGGGGGCCGCGGCGGTGTGCCGCGCGCACGGCTGGACGCACCGCTCGGTCATCGGTCACCTGGAGTGGCAGCCGGGGAAGGTGGACCCGCGCGGGTTCACGATGGACGCGATGCGCCGGCGGATCGCCGAGCGGCTGAAGTAG